In a genomic window of Mustela nigripes isolate SB6536 chromosome 8, MUSNIG.SB6536, whole genome shotgun sequence:
- the PTGR3 gene encoding prostaglandin reductase 3: MLRLASAGARAIVDMSYARHFLDFQGSNIPRAMQKLVVTRLSPNFREAVTLFRDCPVPLPGDGDLLVRNRFVGVNASDINYSAGRYDPSVKTPFDVGFEGVGEVVALGLSASASYAVGQAVAYMAPGSFAEYTVVPARAAAPVASAQPEYVSLPVSATTAYISLNELGGLSEGTKVLVTAAAGGTGQFAVQLAKKAKCHVIGTCSSDKKSAFLKSIGCDRPINYKTEPVSTVLKQEYPKGVDVVYESVGGAMFDLALDALAVKGRLIVIGFISGYQTPTGLSPVKAGTLPAKLLKKSASVRGFFLNHSLSKYQAAMDHLLKMHAAGDLVCEVDLGDRSAEGRFIGLESVFRAVDYMYMGKNTGKIVVELPRSVNSKL, from the exons ATGCTGCGGCTGGCGTCCGCCGGGGCCAGAGCCATCGTGGACATGTCGTACGCTCGCCACTTCCTGGACTTCCAGGGCTCCAACATCCCCCGCGCCATGCAGAAGCTGGTGGTGACCCGGCTGAGCCCCAACTTCCGCGAGGCCGTCACCCTGTTCCGGGACTGCCCGGTGCCTCTCCCCGGGGACGGAGACCTCCTCGTCCGGAACCG atttgTCGGTGTCAATGCATCTGACATCAACTATTCCGCGGGCCGATATGACCCTTCAGTCAAGACCCCCTTTGATGTAGGTTTTGAAGGTGTGGGAGAGGTGGTAGCCTTAGGCCTGTCAGCCAGTGCCAGCTACGCCGTTGGCCAAGCGGTGGCTTACATGGCCCCGGGCTCCTTCGCTGAGTACACAGTGGTGCCTGCCCGGGCTGCAGCTCCCGTGGCCTCCGCGCAGCCTGAGTATGTGTCCCTGCCAGTCAGTGCTACCACTGCGTACATCAGCCTGAACGAGCTCGGAGGGCTGTCGGAAGGGACAAAAGTTTTGGTGACGGCAGCAGCTGGGGGGACAGGCCAGTTCGCAGTGCAGCTTGCAAAGAAGGCCAAGTGCCATGTAATTGGCACCTGCTCTTCCGATAAAAAATCCGCTTTTCTGAAATCCATTGGCTGCGATCGTCCCATCAACTATAAGACGGAGCCTGTGAGCACTGTCTTGAAGCAGGAATACCCCAAAGGTGTGGATGTGGTCTACGAATCCGTCGGGGGCGCCATGTTCGACTTGGCCCTGGATGCCTTGGCTGTCAAGGGGCGTCTGATAGTCATTGGCTTCATCTCTGGCTACCAGACTCCTACCGGCCTTTCTCCTGTGAAAGCAGGGACATTACCAGCCAAACTGCTGAAGAAATCTGCCAGTGTCCGCGGCTTCTTCTTGAACCATTCCCTTTCTAAGTATCAAGCAGCCATGGACCACTTGCTTAAGATGCACGCGGCTGGAGACCTGGTCTGCGAGGTGGACCTTGGAGATCGGTCTGCAGAAGGCAGGTTTATTGGCCTGGAGTCTGTATTCCGGGCTGTTGATTATATGTACATGggaaaaaacactggaaaaattgTAGTTGAATTACCTCGCTCTGTCAACAGTAAGCTCTAA